The following are encoded together in the bacterium genome:
- a CDS encoding HisA/HisF-related TIM barrel protein, whose protein sequence is MQLIPQIYLKDGKVVLKGGVRSALFSEDPMATAAAMKTAGAETLHFVDLATAAVGASIHAPVINKIIRELKIAAFVDGTFKTPQAVEAYVNAGVDFVVQGTLAYQQPAFLKEICDQFPNKIGAHIDLKGGHVTIPGYAVVTKKTPLDYAKQFLDAGVRYILYSDIRADGTMGDENFKSILEFCKNVTARITITSEISNLSDIQKIITLSAPRLDGIVLGKSLTEDKIDLKSAVVMVNDLIIGSGNEETLADM, encoded by the coding sequence ATGCAGCTGATTCCGCAGATATATCTCAAGGACGGCAAGGTCGTGCTCAAGGGAGGGGTGCGCTCAGCCCTCTTCTCCGAGGACCCGATGGCCACCGCAGCGGCGATGAAGACCGCGGGCGCCGAGACCCTCCACTTCGTGGACCTGGCCACTGCGGCGGTAGGCGCCAGCATCCATGCGCCGGTAATCAACAAAATCATACGCGAGCTCAAGATCGCCGCCTTCGTGGACGGGACGTTCAAGACCCCGCAGGCGGTGGAAGCGTACGTCAACGCAGGGGTGGATTTCGTGGTCCAGGGCACGCTCGCATATCAGCAGCCCGCCTTCCTCAAGGAGATCTGCGATCAGTTCCCCAACAAGATCGGCGCACACATCGACCTCAAGGGGGGCCACGTCACGATCCCCGGCTACGCGGTCGTAACCAAGAAGACGCCCCTCGACTACGCAAAGCAGTTCCTCGACGCCGGCGTGCGCTACATACTCTATTCCGACATCAGGGCGGACGGCACCATGGGCGATGAAAATTTCAAGAGCATCCTCGAATTCTGCAAGAACGTGACCGCGAGGATAACGATCACGTCGGAGATATCCAACCTCTCCGACATCCAGAAGATAATCACCCTCTCCGCGCCCCGCCTCGACGGCATAGTCCTGGGAAAATCGCTGACCGAAGACAAGATCGACCTCAAGAGCGCGGTGGTGATGGTGAACGATTTGATCATCGGCAGCGGAAACGAAGAGACGCTGGCAGACATGTAG